Proteins encoded within one genomic window of Acidimicrobiales bacterium:
- a CDS encoding MerR family transcriptional regulator, with amino-acid sequence MAIGDLAARAGVPTSTVRYYERRGLLAPDGRSSGQRRYTDESLRRLVFIGMMQDAGLSLDDIIGVLAARDVREWKAIGLARLETLEDEIRKLENARNYLRGTLLCHFAHPATDCKVMGAEIDRRLASSA; translated from the coding sequence ATGGCAATCGGAGATCTGGCGGCGCGGGCCGGCGTGCCCACCTCGACGGTCCGCTACTACGAGCGCCGTGGGCTCCTGGCGCCCGACGGCCGGTCGTCGGGGCAGCGCCGCTACACCGACGAATCGCTGCGCCGCTTGGTGTTCATCGGGATGATGCAAGACGCCGGGCTGTCGCTCGACGACATCATCGGCGTCCTGGCGGCGCGCGACGTGCGCGAGTGGAAGGCGATCGGCCTCGCTCGCCTCGAGACCCTCGAGGACGAGATCCGCAAGCTCGAAAACGCCCGCAACTACCTGCGCGGCACGTTGCTGTGCCACTTCGCCCACCCGGCGACGGACTGCAAGGTCATGGGTGCCGAGATCGACCGTCGCCTAGCTTCGAGCGCGTGA
- a CDS encoding NAD(P)/FAD-dependent oxidoreductase has translation MADVDVVVVGAGFAGLYMLHKLRQLGFSARVFEVGDGVGGTWYWNRYPGARCDTESMEYSYGFDDDLQQEWHWTERYATQPEIERYANHVADRYGLRDGITFNTRVTAATFDEADHTWRVQTDTGEDVTATYVVFATGCLSSANMPDIEGIDTFEGLEVHTGRYPKEGVDYSGKRVAVIGTGSSAIQSIPIIAEQCADLTVFQRTANYAVPAWNQPLAPDDVADIKEHYGEFRAANRTMAAGFGSRLPEGTGKAVAECTPDEIRAELDKRWAYGGLGFLGGFIDVLLTPSANEVVADYVRQKIRETVKDPKVAELLSPEQVIGCKRLCVDTGYYATFNNEHVHLVDIKETPIERITPAGVLTSEREYAVDIIVFATGFDAMTGALLSIDIKGRDGVSLQDAWHAGPRTYLGLGVKGFPNMFTITGPGSPSVLTNMMVSIQQHVDWIGDCLTYLRDHHVTTIEAEQEAQDAWVDYVNTIAAFTLFPTCNSWYLGANVPGKTRVFMPLLGYPPYEEKCNDVAAKNYEGFALTPA, from the coding sequence ATGGCTGATGTCGACGTCGTCGTAGTCGGGGCCGGTTTCGCCGGGCTCTACATGCTCCACAAGCTGCGCCAGCTCGGGTTCAGCGCCCGCGTGTTCGAGGTCGGCGACGGCGTCGGCGGCACCTGGTACTGGAACCGCTACCCGGGCGCCCGCTGCGACACCGAGTCGATGGAGTACTCCTACGGCTTCGACGACGACCTCCAGCAGGAGTGGCACTGGACCGAGCGCTACGCCACGCAGCCCGAGATCGAGCGCTACGCCAACCACGTGGCCGACCGCTACGGCCTGCGCGACGGAATCACGTTCAACACCCGGGTGACGGCGGCCACCTTCGACGAGGCCGACCATACGTGGCGCGTCCAGACCGACACTGGTGAAGACGTCACCGCTACCTACGTCGTGTTCGCCACCGGCTGTTTGTCGTCGGCGAACATGCCCGACATCGAAGGCATCGACACCTTCGAAGGCCTCGAGGTACACACGGGTCGCTACCCCAAGGAAGGCGTCGACTACAGCGGCAAGCGCGTGGCGGTCATCGGCACCGGATCCTCGGCCATCCAGTCGATCCCGATCATCGCCGAGCAGTGCGCCGATCTGACGGTGTTCCAGCGCACCGCCAACTACGCGGTGCCGGCGTGGAACCAACCGCTGGCGCCCGACGACGTCGCCGACATCAAGGAGCACTACGGCGAGTTCCGCGCCGCCAACCGCACGATGGCGGCGGGCTTCGGGTCGCGGTTGCCCGAAGGGACAGGCAAGGCCGTCGCCGAGTGCACGCCCGACGAGATCCGCGCGGAGCTCGACAAGCGCTGGGCCTACGGCGGGCTCGGGTTCCTCGGTGGGTTCATCGACGTGCTGCTCACGCCGTCGGCCAACGAAGTCGTCGCCGACTACGTACGCCAGAAGATCCGCGAGACGGTGAAGGACCCGAAGGTCGCCGAATTGTTGTCGCCCGAGCAGGTGATCGGGTGTAAGCGGCTGTGCGTCGACACCGGCTACTACGCGACCTTCAACAACGAGCACGTGCACCTCGTCGACATCAAGGAGACGCCGATCGAGCGCATCACCCCCGCCGGCGTGCTCACGAGCGAGCGCGAGTACGCCGTCGACATCATCGTGTTCGCCACCGGCTTCGACGCCATGACCGGTGCGCTGCTGTCGATCGACATCAAGGGCCGCGACGGCGTGTCGTTGCAGGACGCGTGGCACGCCGGGCCGCGCACGTATCTCGGCCTCGGCGTGAAGGGCTTCCCGAACATGTTCACCATCACCGGCCCGGGTTCGCCCTCGGTGCTGACCAACATGATGGTGTCGATCCAGCAGCACGTCGACTGGATCGGCGACTGTCTCACGTACCTGCGCGACCACCACGTCACCACCATCGAGGCCGAGCAGGAGGCGCAGGACGCCTGGGTCGACTACGTCAACACCATCGCGGCGTTCACCCTCTTCCCCACGTGCAACTCGTGGTACCTCGGCGCCAACGTCCCCGGCAAGACCCGCGTCTTCATGCCGCTGCTCGGCTACCCGCCGTACGAAGAGAAGTGCAACGACGTGGCCGCCAAGAACTACGAAGGCTTCGCCCTCACCCCCGCCTGA
- a CDS encoding nickel-dependent hydrogenase large subunit, whose amino-acid sequence MSDTRDSVVEMSWDPITRIVGSLGVHTKIDFDQRVVVDCQSTSSIFRGYSVFMRGKDPRDVHQITSRICGICGDNHATCALYTQHMAFGIHPPALAEWVINLGEAAEYMFDHNLFQENLVGVDFCERMVAETNPGVLERARTTPAPHFEQHGYRTIGDIMRAFNPFEGELYREALHMSRVTREMFCLMEGRHVHPSTLYPGGVGTVVTSQLLDDYLVRLLRYTEFLKRMVPLHDDLFDFFYEALPGYEEVGRRRILLASLGTFQNPGHCDFRYETMTDWGRQMFVTPGIVVDGELVTTDLVEINLGMRILLGSSYYDDWAGGEMFVTHDPLGNPVDPRHPWNQTTLPHPAKRDLNDKYTWVMSPRWYDARSGDHLPLDTGGGPLARLWVTALAGLVETPFVRATGNSVEITLPRTANVGEVQLEWTIPQWSNALERDRARSYFQAYAAAKAFYFLDQARAELAAGRVETWTPFDVPEEAVACGFHEAVRGLLSHHMVIRDGRVANYHPYPPTSWNASPRDSFGTAGPYEDAIIGTPIFEENDRDNFKGIDIMRVVRSFDPCLPCGVHMTLGGGKVLQTVHPPRYSP is encoded by the coding sequence ATGAGTGACACGCGCGACTCCGTCGTCGAGATGTCGTGGGATCCGATCACCCGCATCGTCGGGTCGCTCGGAGTGCACACCAAGATCGACTTCGACCAGCGGGTCGTCGTCGACTGCCAGTCGACGTCGTCGATCTTTCGCGGCTACAGCGTGTTCATGCGCGGCAAAGACCCGCGCGACGTTCACCAGATCACGAGCCGCATCTGCGGCATCTGCGGCGACAACCACGCCACGTGCGCGCTGTACACGCAGCACATGGCCTTCGGCATCCATCCGCCAGCGCTCGCCGAGTGGGTGATCAACCTCGGCGAAGCCGCCGAGTACATGTTCGACCACAACCTGTTCCAGGAGAACCTCGTCGGAGTCGACTTCTGCGAGCGCATGGTCGCCGAGACGAACCCGGGCGTGCTCGAGCGGGCCCGCACCACACCGGCGCCCCACTTCGAGCAGCACGGCTACCGCACCATCGGCGACATCATGCGCGCCTTCAACCCCTTCGAGGGCGAGCTGTATCGCGAGGCGCTGCACATGAGCCGCGTCACCCGCGAGATGTTTTGCTTGATGGAGGGGCGCCACGTGCACCCGTCCACGCTGTACCCCGGCGGCGTCGGCACCGTCGTCACGTCGCAACTGCTCGACGACTACCTCGTGCGCCTCCTGCGCTACACGGAGTTCCTCAAGCGCATGGTCCCGCTCCACGACGACCTGTTCGACTTCTTCTACGAAGCGCTGCCGGGCTACGAAGAGGTAGGCCGCCGCCGCATCCTGCTGGCATCGCTCGGCACGTTCCAGAACCCCGGCCACTGCGACTTCCGCTACGAGACGATGACGGACTGGGGCCGGCAGATGTTCGTGACGCCGGGCATCGTCGTCGACGGCGAACTCGTCACCACTGACCTGGTCGAGATCAACCTCGGCATGCGCATCCTGCTCGGCAGCTCGTACTACGACGACTGGGCCGGCGGTGAGATGTTCGTGACGCACGACCCGCTGGGCAACCCCGTCGACCCGCGGCATCCCTGGAACCAGACGACGTTGCCGCATCCGGCCAAGCGCGACCTCAACGACAAGTACACGTGGGTGATGTCGCCGCGCTGGTACGACGCCCGCAGCGGCGACCACCTCCCGCTCGACACCGGTGGCGGGCCGCTCGCACGCCTGTGGGTGACGGCCCTGGCCGGGCTCGTCGAAACGCCTTTCGTCCGCGCGACGGGAAACAGCGTGGAGATCACGCTGCCGCGTACGGCGAACGTCGGCGAGGTGCAGCTGGAGTGGACGATCCCGCAGTGGTCGAACGCCCTCGAACGCGACCGCGCCCGCTCGTACTTCCAGGCCTACGCCGCCGCCAAGGCGTTCTACTTCCTCGACCAGGCGCGTGCCGAGCTGGCCGCCGGCCGCGTCGAAACCTGGACGCCGTTCGACGTCCCCGAAGAAGCGGTCGCCTGCGGCTTCCACGAGGCCGTACGCGGGCTGCTGTCGCATCACATGGTGATCCGCGACGGCCGGGTTGCGAACTATCACCCGTACCCACCGACGTCGTGGAACGCCAGCCCGCGCGACAGCTTCGGCACCGCCGGGCCGTATGAAGACGCCATCATCGGCACACCCATCTTCGAAGAGAACGACCGCGACAACTTCAAGGGCATCGACATCATGCGCGTCGTCCGCAGCTTCGACCCGTGCCTGCCGTGTGGTGTTCACATGACACTCGGCGGCGGCAAGGTGCTCCAGACGGTGCACCCTCCGAGGTACAGCCCGTGA
- a CDS encoding dienelactone hydrolase family protein: protein MADDSLADFERTTFTHDGKTRTVFRKGTGPAVIVMAEMPGITPKVADFARKVADIGCTAVMPHLFGRPGYDPTGHGNAATARYMLETIAPICVSREFTVMATGKSSPVIDWLRALAASEHERCGGPGVGAIGMCFTGGFALAMATHPSLLAPVLSQPSLPFAPPWKKQNAHNIDISSAELDVVKRRCAAEGLTVLGLRFKGDSFVPAARFDFLREQLGDAFVAVEFDDEHANPEAKMKNPHSVVTEHLVDQEGTPTRAALDQVLDLFRQRLLSVP, encoded by the coding sequence ATGGCGGACGACTCGCTCGCGGACTTCGAGCGCACCACATTCACCCACGACGGCAAGACGCGCACGGTGTTCCGGAAAGGAACAGGACCGGCGGTCATCGTGATGGCCGAGATGCCCGGCATCACGCCGAAGGTCGCCGACTTCGCCCGCAAGGTCGCCGACATCGGCTGCACGGCGGTGATGCCGCACCTCTTCGGCCGTCCGGGCTACGACCCGACGGGCCACGGCAACGCGGCCACGGCGCGCTACATGCTCGAGACGATCGCCCCGATCTGCGTCAGCCGCGAGTTCACGGTGATGGCGACGGGCAAGTCGTCGCCGGTGATCGACTGGCTGCGGGCGCTCGCCGCGTCCGAGCACGAACGCTGCGGCGGGCCGGGCGTCGGCGCCATCGGCATGTGCTTCACCGGCGGGTTCGCGTTGGCGATGGCGACCCATCCGAGCCTGCTCGCCCCGGTGCTGAGTCAGCCGTCGCTGCCCTTCGCCCCGCCGTGGAAGAAGCAGAACGCCCACAACATCGACATCTCTTCCGCCGAGCTCGACGTGGTCAAGCGACGCTGCGCCGCCGAGGGCTTGACCGTGCTCGGTCTGCGGTTCAAGGGCGACTCGTTCGTGCCTGCCGCCCGGTTCGACTTCCTGCGTGAGCAGCTCGGCGACGCCTTTGTCGCCGTCGAGTTCGACGACGAACACGCCAACCCCGAGGCGAAGATGAAGAACCCGCACTCGGTGGTCACCGAACACCTCGTCGACCAGGAAGGCACGCCGACGCGGGCCGCCCTCGACCAGGTTCTGGACCTCTTCCGCCAGCGGTTGCTCTCCGTACCGTGA
- a CDS encoding amidohydrolase family protein, with amino-acid sequence MKLWANSGDSHIIEPINLFDQLPDHLRERMPRSVKDLGGEFETIYVDGQEFRRELPQGPKKKGFGGINARPIGTTDNDFIERVINGNDAEHRIKDLDNEGVWGEVIYPGLGIWQFNIRTPEVARAGARLLNEFVGHFQSKSPRFVCCASLPLADVADAVAELKRCRDEGFLIAFLPVKPPNGRPEWHDDEWAPLWAAFAESGMRIGFHIGTEPFAPNERQGRYYRGPGGAVLNYVETTYGGQRAVTQLIACGALDRHPELKVLVSEGGATWGPFLADRMDEGYRQHGAAVQPKLSKPPSQYLYEQVYASFQHDSSAVKACSAMGWRNVLWGSDYPHFEGTFGHTQETLHELFDGVDAETSHRIRIGAFQELFPSVPAPPTA; translated from the coding sequence GTGAAGTTGTGGGCGAACTCGGGCGACTCGCACATCATCGAGCCGATCAATCTCTTCGACCAACTGCCTGACCACCTGCGCGAGCGCATGCCGCGCAGCGTGAAGGACCTCGGCGGCGAGTTCGAGACCATCTACGTCGACGGCCAGGAGTTCCGCCGTGAGCTGCCGCAGGGGCCGAAGAAGAAAGGATTCGGCGGGATCAACGCGCGGCCGATCGGCACAACCGACAACGACTTCATCGAGCGCGTCATCAACGGCAACGACGCCGAGCACCGCATCAAGGACCTCGACAACGAAGGCGTCTGGGGCGAGGTCATCTACCCGGGGTTGGGCATCTGGCAGTTCAACATCCGCACCCCCGAGGTGGCGCGTGCCGGAGCGCGCCTGCTCAACGAGTTCGTCGGCCACTTCCAGTCGAAGTCGCCGCGGTTCGTGTGCTGCGCGTCGCTGCCGCTCGCGGACGTGGCCGACGCCGTCGCCGAACTGAAGCGCTGCCGCGACGAAGGGTTTCTCATCGCCTTCTTGCCGGTGAAGCCGCCCAACGGTCGTCCGGAGTGGCACGACGACGAGTGGGCGCCGCTGTGGGCCGCGTTCGCAGAGTCCGGCATGCGCATCGGCTTTCACATCGGGACCGAACCGTTCGCCCCCAACGAGCGCCAGGGCCGCTACTACCGCGGCCCCGGTGGCGCGGTGCTCAACTACGTCGAGACGACCTATGGCGGTCAGCGCGCCGTCACGCAGTTGATCGCCTGCGGCGCCCTCGACCGTCACCCCGAGCTCAAGGTGCTGGTGTCCGAAGGCGGGGCCACATGGGGGCCGTTCCTCGCCGACCGCATGGACGAGGGCTACCGCCAACACGGCGCGGCGGTCCAGCCCAAGCTGTCCAAGCCGCCGTCGCAGTATCTCTACGAGCAGGTGTACGCCTCGTTCCAGCACGACTCGTCGGCCGTCAAGGCGTGCTCGGCGATGGGGTGGCGCAACGTGTTGTGGGGAAGCGACTACCCGCACTTCGAGGGCACGTTCGGCCACACCCAGGAGACCCTGCACGAGTTGTTCGACGGCGTCGACGCCGAGACGTCGCACCGCATCCGCATCGGCGCGTTCCAGGAACTGTTCCCGAGCGTCCCCGCACCGCCGACTGCGTAA
- a CDS encoding cytochrome P450 has product MTDWATEFNHYTDEYAGNAFAVWDELRERCPVAHSDAFRGMWVPTRHDDIVAIAQDTDTFSSRSPLVAQYGSMADFGIVVPPISSDPPYHTEIRRMLLPFFAPGRIEQLRPAVEAHCDELIDAFVDGDGCDAAADYAQYIPVRVIATMLGIPPEDGAQFRTWVVQLLESAPTNIEIAGANLFQLFQYFGEHMEQMKASPGDDLISFLVAEAQGVIGRELQQDELFGMCLLLLLAGIDTTWSAIGASIWHLADHPNDQDRLRAEPQLWPVALEELLRAYAPVTMAREVTHDTEFRGCPMRKGDPLLLPFPSANRDPAAFDRADEVIIDRAENRHLAFGVGIHRCLGSNLARLEVQVAVQHFVERVGPFRLADPDAVRWAKGQVRGPRALPVAFVK; this is encoded by the coding sequence GTGACTGATTGGGCGACCGAGTTCAACCACTACACCGACGAGTACGCGGGCAACGCGTTCGCGGTGTGGGACGAGTTGCGGGAGCGCTGCCCCGTCGCCCACTCCGACGCATTCCGCGGCATGTGGGTGCCGACGCGCCATGACGACATCGTGGCGATCGCCCAGGACACCGACACGTTCAGCTCGCGCAGCCCGCTCGTGGCGCAGTACGGGTCGATGGCCGACTTCGGCATCGTCGTCCCGCCCATTTCGAGCGACCCGCCCTACCACACCGAGATCCGCCGCATGCTGCTGCCGTTCTTCGCCCCCGGCCGCATCGAGCAGCTGCGCCCGGCGGTCGAAGCGCACTGCGACGAGCTGATCGACGCCTTCGTCGACGGCGACGGCTGCGACGCGGCGGCCGACTACGCGCAGTACATCCCGGTGCGGGTGATCGCCACGATGCTCGGCATCCCGCCCGAGGACGGCGCCCAGTTCCGCACGTGGGTCGTCCAGTTGCTGGAGTCGGCGCCGACGAACATCGAGATCGCCGGCGCCAATCTGTTCCAGCTGTTCCAGTACTTCGGCGAGCACATGGAGCAGATGAAGGCCAGCCCGGGTGACGACCTGATCTCGTTCCTGGTGGCCGAAGCCCAAGGTGTCATCGGCCGCGAACTGCAGCAGGACGAGTTGTTTGGCATGTGCCTGCTGTTACTCCTCGCCGGCATCGACACGACGTGGTCGGCCATCGGGGCGTCGATCTGGCACCTTGCCGACCATCCGAATGATCAGGATCGGCTGCGCGCCGAGCCGCAACTGTGGCCCGTTGCCCTCGAAGAACTGCTGCGGGCCTACGCCCCGGTGACGATGGCGCGCGAGGTCACCCACGACACCGAGTTCCGCGGGTGCCCGATGCGCAAGGGTGACCCGCTGCTGCTGCCGTTTCCGTCGGCCAACCGCGACCCCGCCGCCTTCGACCGCGCCGACGAGGTCATCATCGACCGCGCCGAGAACCGCCACCTCGCCTTCGGCGTCGGCATCCACCGCTGCCTCGGTTCGAACCTCGCCCGGCTCGAAGTGCAAGTGGCGGTGCAGCACTTCGTCGAGCGCGTCGGTCCGTTCCGGCTCGCCGATCCCGACGCCGTGCGCTGGGCCAAGGGTCAGGTGCGCGGGCCCCGCGCGCTGCCCGTCGCCTTCGTGAAGTAG
- a CDS encoding carboxyl transferase domain-containing protein: MIDVASPLTGIVASVAVSVGDHVHAGQTVAVVESMKMEHVVEAGSDGVVATISVKPGDNVTPGTALLTLTPQVFVSPDPKDPNLGTQKPAGDPRADLAEVVARHEVGLDAHRPEAVARRRKTGQRTARENVADLIDPGTLVEYGPIVVAAQRRRRSIDDLITQTPADGMIGGIAKVDGRPTVVVSYDYTVLAGTQGAQNHRKKDRLFELAATLRAPVVFFTEGGGGRPGDTDGIGGSGLDVLAFRLFGELSGLVPLVGINSGRCFAGNAAILGCCDVVIATQNSNIGMGGPAMVEGGGLGVFKPEEIGPMSVQVPNGVVDIAVADEAEAVAVAKLYLSYFGGRRDDWTYRDPTRCRDVVPENRLRVYDTRAAVAAIADDESVLEIRPHFGLGMVTAFIRVEGRPIGVIANNPTHLAGAIDADGADKAARFMQLCDAFDIPLLMLCDTPGIMVGPEVEKTALVRHVSRMFVVGANVTVPTMTIVLRKGYGLGAMTMAAGCFKSPLFTVAWPTGEFGGMGLEGAVRLGYRRELEAIEDDAERERVFEEMVARMYEHGKAINSASYFEIDDVIDPADSRRWITSALDAVPPAPVREGKKRPNVDTW, translated from the coding sequence GTGATCGACGTCGCCTCGCCCCTGACCGGCATTGTCGCGTCCGTCGCCGTGAGCGTCGGCGACCACGTGCACGCCGGCCAGACCGTCGCCGTCGTCGAGTCGATGAAGATGGAACACGTCGTCGAAGCCGGCAGCGACGGCGTCGTCGCCACGATCAGCGTCAAGCCGGGCGACAACGTCACCCCCGGCACGGCCCTTCTCACGTTGACCCCCCAGGTTTTTGTGTCCCCAGATCCGAAAGACCCGAACCTGGGGACACAAAAACCGGCGGGCGACCCTCGGGCGGACCTCGCCGAGGTCGTGGCGCGGCATGAAGTCGGGCTCGACGCGCACCGACCCGAGGCGGTGGCGCGGCGGCGCAAGACCGGGCAGCGCACGGCGCGCGAGAACGTCGCCGACCTGATCGACCCGGGCACGCTGGTCGAGTACGGACCGATCGTCGTGGCCGCGCAACGGCGTCGCCGTTCGATCGACGACCTGATCACGCAGACGCCGGCCGACGGCATGATCGGCGGGATCGCGAAAGTCGACGGCCGCCCGACGGTCGTGGTGTCGTACGACTACACCGTGCTCGCCGGGACGCAAGGCGCGCAGAATCACCGCAAGAAGGACCGCCTCTTCGAACTGGCGGCGACGCTGCGAGCCCCGGTGGTGTTCTTCACCGAAGGCGGCGGTGGGCGCCCCGGCGACACCGACGGCATCGGCGGCTCGGGCCTCGACGTGCTGGCGTTCCGGCTCTTCGGCGAGCTGTCGGGCCTCGTGCCGCTCGTCGGCATCAACAGCGGTCGCTGCTTCGCCGGCAACGCCGCCATCCTCGGGTGTTGCGACGTCGTGATCGCAACGCAGAACTCCAACATCGGGATGGGCGGTCCGGCGATGGTCGAAGGCGGCGGCCTCGGTGTCTTCAAGCCCGAGGAAATCGGCCCGATGAGCGTGCAGGTGCCCAACGGCGTGGTCGACATCGCAGTGGCCGACGAAGCCGAAGCCGTCGCCGTTGCCAAGCTTTACCTGTCGTACTTCGGCGGGCGGCGTGACGACTGGACCTATCGCGATCCGACACGCTGCCGCGACGTCGTGCCCGAGAACCGCCTGCGCGTCTACGACACGCGCGCCGCCGTCGCGGCCATCGCCGATGACGAGTCCGTCCTCGAGATCCGTCCACACTTCGGCCTCGGCATGGTCACGGCCTTCATCCGCGTCGAAGGGCGGCCGATAGGTGTAATTGCGAACAATCCCACCCACCTCGCGGGCGCGATCGACGCCGATGGCGCCGACAAGGCGGCGCGCTTCATGCAGTTGTGCGACGCGTTCGACATCCCATTGCTGATGCTGTGCGACACGCCGGGGATCATGGTCGGACCCGAAGTCGAGAAGACGGCGCTGGTGCGCCACGTGAGTCGCATGTTCGTCGTGGGCGCCAACGTGACGGTGCCGACGATGACCATCGTGTTGCGCAAGGGCTACGGCCTCGGCGCCATGACGATGGCGGCCGGGTGTTTCAAGTCGCCGCTGTTCACCGTCGCCTGGCCCACGGGCGAGTTCGGCGGCATGGGCCTCGAGGGCGCGGTGCGCCTGGGCTATCGGCGCGAACTCGAGGCGATCGAGGACGACGCCGAACGCGAGCGCGTGTTCGAAGAGATGGTGGCCCGGATGTACGAACACGGCAAAGCGATCAACTCTGCCAGCTACTTCGAGATCGACGACGTGATCGACCCGGCCGACTCCCGCCGCTGGATCACGTCCGCCCTCGACGCCGTGCCGCCGGCTCCGGTGCGCGAGGGAAAGAAGCGACCCAACGTTGACACCTGGTGA
- a CDS encoding class I SAM-dependent methyltransferase, with the protein METSVPNHHAHHRPFSGLSGFLIGVSFVFGRDQVGEFAADVAGLHSGDRVVDIGCGPGVAARLARRRGAASVVGVDPAAVMLRLGRVLTPFGGAKFRHGSAEHLPLDDGSVDVAWSLSTVHHWQDLDAGLDEVRRVLVPGGRFVAIEANTTNGASGHGAHGWTDDQAEGFVTACRSHGFADVRTERRVADRRPRIAVVAVRS; encoded by the coding sequence ATGGAAACCTCCGTGCCCAATCACCACGCCCACCACCGCCCCTTCTCCGGGCTGTCGGGCTTTCTCATCGGCGTGTCGTTCGTGTTCGGCCGCGACCAGGTCGGTGAGTTCGCCGCCGACGTCGCCGGTCTGCACTCCGGTGATCGCGTCGTCGACATCGGGTGCGGCCCCGGAGTGGCGGCGCGCCTGGCGCGCCGACGCGGCGCGGCCAGCGTCGTCGGCGTCGACCCGGCGGCGGTGATGCTGCGCCTCGGCCGCGTCCTGACGCCGTTCGGTGGCGCGAAGTTCCGCCACGGCAGCGCGGAGCACCTACCGCTCGACGACGGCAGCGTCGACGTGGCGTGGTCGCTGTCGACGGTGCACCACTGGCAGGACCTCGACGCCGGCCTCGACGAGGTGCGGCGCGTCCTCGTGCCCGGCGGTCGCTTCGTGGCCATCGAGGCCAACACGACCAACGGCGCCTCGGGCCACGGCGCACACGGGTGGACCGACGATCAGGCGGAGGGCTTCGTCACCGCGTGCCGGTCCCACGGCTTTGCCGACGTGCGCACCGAACGGCGCGTCGCGGATAGGCGGCCGCGCATCGCCGTCGTGGCCGTGCGGTCCTGA
- a CDS encoding glycoside hydrolase family 172 protein: MGWNGLGVGLANLWRLADAQTRSISPENFTGEKGKGGMATEGTGSWPSSDLGQGWKVSPSVKIAPGETFTLCDIKGSGAIQHIWLTPTGTWRNQTIRIYWDGQENPSVECPLGDFFASGWGEYAPISSLAVCVNPGSAFNCYWEMPFRTGARITLTNESHKERTLYYQIDYSECEVPEDAAYFCAQFRRVNPLPKGEVVKVLDGVVGAGQFVGLHCCWGVNNSGWWGEGELKFFIDGDGEWPTICGTGTEDYFCGSYNFDRDGQYTEFVTPYAGMPLVLRPDGTYRSQQRFSLYRWHITDPIRFQSDLRIEMQALGWRSGWKYNQLQDDIATTAFWYQTLPVAPFPPYPSALDREIV, from the coding sequence ATGGGGTGGAACGGACTCGGTGTCGGCCTGGCGAACCTGTGGCGGCTCGCCGACGCGCAGACACGCTCGATCAGCCCGGAGAACTTCACCGGTGAGAAGGGCAAAGGCGGCATGGCGACCGAGGGCACGGGGTCGTGGCCGTCGTCGGACCTGGGCCAGGGCTGGAAGGTGTCGCCGTCGGTGAAGATCGCCCCCGGCGAGACGTTCACGCTGTGCGACATCAAGGGCTCGGGCGCCATCCAGCACATCTGGCTGACGCCGACGGGCACGTGGCGCAACCAGACCATCCGCATCTACTGGGACGGCCAGGAGAACCCGTCGGTGGAGTGCCCGCTCGGCGACTTCTTCGCGTCGGGCTGGGGTGAGTACGCGCCTATCTCGTCGCTCGCCGTATGCGTCAACCCGGGGAGCGCCTTCAACTGTTACTGGGAGATGCCGTTTCGTACCGGCGCCCGCATCACGCTCACCAACGAGAGCCACAAGGAGCGCACGCTCTACTACCAAATCGACTACTCGGAGTGTGAGGTGCCCGAAGACGCGGCGTACTTCTGCGCGCAGTTCCGCCGCGTCAACCCGCTGCCCAAGGGCGAGGTCGTCAAGGTGCTCGACGGCGTCGTCGGCGCCGGGCAGTTCGTGGGCCTGCACTGCTGCTGGGGCGTCAACAACTCGGGCTGGTGGGGCGAGGGCGAGCTCAAGTTCTTCATCGACGGCGACGGCGAGTGGCCCACGATCTGCGGCACCGGCACCGAGGACTATTTCTGCGGGTCGTACAACTTCGATCGCGACGGGCAGTACACCGAGTTCGTCACGCCGTATGCCGGCATGCCGCTCGTGCTGCGGCCCGACGGCACCTACCGATCGCAGCAGCGCTTCTCGCTGTACCGCTGGCACATCACCGACCCGATCCGGTTCCAGTCCGACCTGCGCATCGAGATGCAGGCGCTCGGGTGGCGGTCGGGCTGGAAGTACAACCAACTCCAGGACGACATCGCCACCACGGCCTTCTGGTACCAGACCCTGCCCGTCGCCCCCTTCCCGCCGTATCCGTCAGCGCTCGACCGCGAGATCGTCTAA
- a CDS encoding ferredoxin has translation MRVWVDPERCQGHCRCVAVAEDLFAADDLGYAHAIGDGSVAPEQAARAQLAVNNCPEYAVILEP, from the coding sequence ATGAGGGTGTGGGTCGATCCCGAACGCTGCCAGGGCCACTGCCGCTGCGTCGCCGTGGCCGAAGATCTCTTCGCAGCCGACGACCTCGGCTACGCCCACGCCATCGGGGACGGCTCGGTCGCGCCCGAACAGGCCGCGCGCGCCCAGCTGGCGGTCAACAACTGCCCCGAGTACGCGGTGATTTTGGAGCCGTAA